TGAAAGCGAGAACCTCTCTTCTTTCGTTAGCACTCCCAATCACAAGCTTCCTCAATTACCATTGCGAGCTACCAATGAGAGGTGGTTATGTTAGGGGAGGACACTCTCGTTCCCATGAGCCCCCAGAATCGTCGAGACGCAATCAAGAGCAACGTTCAGCTAAGAAGATAAGGAAAGGGGGGAAGGTCTTGACTTTTCTGGAGACATGTCACTAGTtccaagaaaagaagattggatggTGGAGGAAAGAGAAGGTTGCCCCAATGAAGAGCAGCCAACCAGACGATCCTTCAGTGAGGCGGTGAAAGGTGGCAAGAAGCCCATAGCCATAGACGAGGAGGGGGAATGCTTGTAACCTGAGATCCGTGTTGAGAAGGTAAATGGTATCTTTAATTTTGTAGTTAATGAAGCTGCAATGAAGAGCTTAAGAAAACCCTGATGGAAAACACTCATTGTTAAGCTTATGGGAAGGAGGATATCCTTGCCGGTGCTTACCAGGAGACTTGAAGCAATGTGGGAAAAACAGGAAAGTATTGAAGTCATTAATATAGGGAATGAATTTTTCATCGTCAAATTCTTCTCTCAAGAGGATCTTGACTACGCTCTCACTGGGGGGCCATGGAAGATATTTGACCACTATCTCACTTTGAGATTTTGGAAACCAGATTTCAACCCAACGGAGGCTATCATTGACACGGTGGCGGCGTGGATAAGGTTGTCCGGCTTTGCTATCGAATATTATGAAGATGAAATGCTAAAGAAGATTGGCAATGTAATAGGAAGAACACTGAAAGTGGACACTAACACAGCAGACAAGTGTCGAGGAAGGTTTGCGAGGCTGTGCGTTGAGCTAGACCTGTCACAACCATTGATCTCCCAATACTCCATTAATGGAGTCTGCTACTTGGTGGAGTACGAGGGCATACACAATATATGTTTCTCTTGTGGGATTGTGGGCCATGAAAAAGCAAACTGTCCAAGGAGAAAAACTGGGGAGAACGGTGGCCAGAAAGTCACAGAAGAGGCACAGAGAAAAGGATAAATTCAGGTGAATGGAAGCGGATGAGACACAAATGGAAGGGATAATACGAAAAATGCCAATCTTGACAAGGGAAAAAGCGTCATTGACGGACCAGAAGAACCCTTTGGACCATGGATGGTCGTACAAAGAGGAACGCGTGGCAGAAATGCGAAAAAAGGGGTAGACAATGGTACAAGTAGTGGGGTGAATGGAGGAGAGGTAAGGAAAGAAAAGGTAGCAATTGCGGGTACGATATTTGATGTCCTCGATGATGAGAACAATAACGATCCCAAAGCCAATCATGAGGGCACAGGGAATGTCCCCAACAAAACGACAAGCACCCTGGCTTTAGCACCCACAATGAGCAAAAGGAAAGAGAACCAAGCATCCAACATTAATGAGAAAGCCTATAACAAAAAAAGTCCAATAATAACCATTTCAGCCCAACCAAAGTCCAATGGCAATGTAGGCCAAGCAACCCAACCAGTTTTTAACCCCAGCAACCCACCAGACCAAACTAAGCAcccacaaaaagaaaaaatcctGAACCAAATTAAAAACATAGACCAAACACCCCATAGCCACACCAATGTCCCAAATATGAAGAATCCGACAAATAATAACCCAAACCTTGGCCCCAATAATGCCCCAGAATCACAAAACTCAGGACCCACCTTCAATTCACAAGATTCACaaatggaagaatcaatttttccAGAAACAGGACAAATTAATGAAGCAATGGATGAGAGTCCTGAGCCAGAGCTACCAGACATGAACACAATTGATACGGAGATAATGGTTGAGGCTGCTCTTCTTTACGAAGCCAAGGGTGTGAGAGCTGGCATGGTGGAGGAGAACCAAAACCACTGGTTAGAGAATGGAAAAGAAAGCAGCCTGATAAAGGAAGGAGATGAGGGCGAGAGAACCATGGAAGTGGAAGTGCCCCGTAGGGAGGATGATGCAGCTACGGAGCAATGAGGCCATCCTTTCTTTTCTTAAGATCTGATCTGATGATTATTTTCTCATGGAATTGTAGAGGGACAGCGAGTCAGTCCTTCACTCGCACCCTTAAGGAATATCTGAGAATGCATAAACCTGATTTGGTCATCCTACAGGAAACGAGGTGTAGCAGAGATACTGCGTACCGCACTATTAGTAGAAGTGGGTTTGCTTTTAGTCATGTGCAGGATGCCAACGGTTTTAGTGGAGAAATTTGGATTATTTAGAATGACCCAAATATCTCTGTTAAAGTGGTTAGATCTTGTGTGCAATTCATACATATGGAGGTAACTCATGAAAACAACCATAGCTGGATGCTAACGGCAATCTATGCGAGCCCACAAGAAAGAACTAGAAGGAGTTTATGGTCAGAGTTGAGAACTATAGCAACAGGTATGTCCAAAGCTTGGCTCCTTGTAGGGGATTTCAATGAAATTATGTGTGCCTCAGAAAAGAAGGGTGGAGGACGAACAGATTTACATGCTTgcgcaaattttaaaaaatggataaatgaTTGCTGTTTGATAGATTTGGGATACATTGGGTCCAAATTTACTTGGAAGGGCCCTGTATGGGAAGGGATGGAACGTGTTTTTAAAAAGGTTAGATAGGGCGTTGTATAATGCTGACTGGAGAACTAAGTTTGCGGAGGCAAAAGTTGATGTGTTAACCTGAATGCACTCGGATCACCATCCCCTCCTTGTCACTCTAAATCCTCAGTTAGCCAGCAGGTATGAAAGACCCTTCTGATATGAAGCGATGTGGATCACACACCCTAAGTACAAGAAAACCGTCAGACAAAATTGGAATTACGAGGAGAGTCTGGATAATACTCTTATAGCCCTGTCTAGCAATCTCTCTAGGTGGAACAAGGAAGTTTTTGGCCATGTTGGAAGAATGAAGATAAGACTTATTAATCGAATTAGAGGCATACAGAGGGCTCAGGCAAATGGTAAGAACCCTTTTCTTGAAAGGTTAGAACTTCAACTTCATAAAGAGCTGGCAGATATCCTtgatagagaaaaaaattttgtGGCTGCAAAAGTCTCGGGAGAAGTGGATTATTGATAACACCCGCTACTATCATACAAGAACCATTATTCGTAGGAGGAAGAACAAGATCCTTAAGCTGCGGAATCATGAAGGGACTTGGGTGGAAGACCAAGAGGAGTTGGCAAATCTAGCCATTAATTTTTTCACACGGTTGTACCAAGAACAAGGTGATACAATACAACTCCAATCATCCAAATCCTACCCAAAGATTCAAGAGGATGTAAAACGGAATATGGATGTGATGCCCACTGGAAAAGAGATTAAAGATGCTTTTTTCAGGATTGGGTCCCTCAAAGCACCTGGGTTGGATGGCTTTCCAGCCATTTTCTACAAAGAAAATTGGGATGTAATAGGGAAGAGcatcatcaatagggatgtcaatggggcgggGCGGGGGCGGGAGATGCTTCCCTACTCCCCGTCCCCGCCCCCATAATTAATCCCCGTCCCCGCCCCATTCCCCGTCATGGGAGGATAATTGTCCCCATCCCATTCCCCGCATTCTCCGTGTTTTCCGCGGGGCCCCATTCCCCATCTCCCTATGTTTaacattcatatgaaaattatagtaaaaaatatcaaaaaaacaaaaaaataaactaaaaaatattattacaaacacacaaacatatcttatctAAGATTATAAGTCCAGAAATACAACATAGCAAATCatagtccataaaataaaatcttaaaatgcaactttcattataaagaaagcaataaaacaaAGTTTTTAACATCAAATATTCTTTCATTGTTGGCATAAAACTTCCAACAAATATCTCCATGTTCTCTGTTAAAACAATGGAGACAAATATGTTAACATACAGTGACGAGAATGGAAGCAAACACGCAGACGCAGAAGTGGAGAGGAGAAGGACGCCGTGCCTGAGGAGAGAGAACGACGCGGTGAAGCTGCTAGGGTGACGGCGCAAAAGTGGCCTGTGGCTAGCTGTGAGGGTTTTGAAGTTTGAACCAAGTGGAGAGTgagaattggggtttggatgggaaTAGAGAGTTAGAGAGGGCGCAGCAACAAACGTGAGAAGGGAATATAGGGTTAAGGTTTTTTAAtgggtgaaattactaaaatcctccctatgttagaaataaagtaagaGTATTTAAATAAGTTTAACAATTCGGAGAATTATTGGGAATGGGGCGGGGATCCCTGCTTGAGTCCATCGCGCCTGTTTCGGGAGAATTTTGCTCTCTATCCCATTCCCACAGAAAAAATTTCACACCATCAAAATCCTATTTGGAGCGATCCCCACAGAAATCCCCGCCTGCTGGGGATTTTTGACACCCCTAATCATTTTAAGAGAATTAGGATAAGACAAAAGGTACATGCATTTTCTACAAAGATTGAAAGGGAAGGGGCAATTTCGGAATGGAATTAGAATAATTGCTGTGCTCATCACCTGCCGGACAAACCCATGTGACCCACCTCACATATGGATATTACCCCCTTACCCCCATGGCCCATGCATTGACCCCATCCCTATCTATTCATTCTCTCTCTTCCAAGTGTTAACGTTTCTCTCACTCTTCCCTCTTCTCGtccaatattaattattaaatggccggataaaaataaaatatgttatttttcgAAGTttgcaaaaaattttttaaatatctctAACTTTTGgttatatttaattttgttttaatatttttaatttatattaaaattattcttgaacattaattttatataaaacatcaggaacaaaattaaaattttttaaaatataattttaatctaaattataaacTTTAGTGATAAAATTAagctaaattaaatattaaaaatatttttaaaaaattacaaaaattaagaatacaaaatatattttattctaaatgATTAATCATGTACTCCACAAATTCTAATgatatcttcttattttttttttctttctcttttttctaatATGTAACTAGCCTAAtttgtataaatataaattttaatttatgtatgggttgaacacaatataaactaaaataaaattatgatgttagaaaagataagatgtcATCATGATTTTTGAGTATCCAAACCTAGCTTTATGTATACTAATCACTATTTTAACTATTAGTTTTAAACATAAagaaaagttttttttaaataagttaatAAAGATGATAAGAATAGTATAAGTACATatgcattaattaattattataaatacttTATAGATATTACCATTCCAATAAGACTAGTATATTAAAATTCAAGTACATGTTTCTATGTCTATAGATAAAAACAttcctaatttttttgtttgataaaTCTAATAATATTATGAGTAATTAAGAATTTTAGAATATTGTTgtcaattaatttgatttaattatatttattaaagtaaCAGAGATAATTTCACAAGAATGtaaaacttttaaatattataattaactCATATGAAAATTAAATGATTGTAACATGCATTTTTCCCCCTTGGTTTGTAACAAGCAGTTTATTACCAATATGTAACCCTAAATCACAGGAACTACCTACTTGTAAATAACAGAttagttaataaaatattatatatttatataaaataaataataaagctttctttttaatttttaaagctctTATTTTTAATGAAGCTTTGAGACACAATCTATTGTATCATTTGAATGAttgagtaattatttaaatttaatatctttttcatacACATGATCACACTCACACCGAAAGCAAGCAAATTTGTGAAACTGTTATCACTTGTAAAGTTTGTAATGCGGCAGTTAGaagcagaaagaaaaaggaaaaagaaaaaaggaaaaaaaaagaaaaaagatactaATTAAATAGTAATGTCAGATTCTTGGCTTCTTGTAAAAGGATACACATAACAAAAACCAAGCAACCAAGCATATATGAATTGAAACTTTTTTGAGTTTTTTCCAATCTGTTTCCAACCACATCACAACCTCCATGTTACCATTTCTTTGTTTGTTTATTGAAACAAAACCCTTTTTTGTGTAACAATCCCTGATTTTCTGGCAGTTTCTGTGGATTCTCCTTATCACTGCTTTGCAAAGTTGTTgtcttgtttcttcttcttctgccatTTTTGATACCATTCACATTGGCATTGCCAATTCTCTTTCCTTCCTTTGGTATCTAACCATTTTTTCTCCAAGTTCAGATCTGTTGAGTTTGTTGTGTTTGTTGATTTGTCTCTCAGGTAAACAAAAGAAGCAGCTGAAGCGGTGTTTGTTGTTTAACTTCTCAACCTCTTTTGAAGTGTCATAGAATAAAGGGTACATTCACATAGTGCAGAATATTGTTTTGTTTTGCCTTGTTAGCTTGTAAAGTCTTGTACTTTCATGAATGCATCTGCTTAATCTAGCTATGTCTATCTCTTGATGAGTGTTCTTCTGGCTTTTTgaacttgttttcttttttcttactcAAGATCTTGAAAAGGAAGGGTTTTTCTGTGATTTGGGAGTGTTAGGTTTCTGGGTCTGTATTTGTTTTGCTTCACCTTTGCAAAGTTTGAATTTTTCGTTAGAAGATAATTGAAAGGTACTGTTTGGGAAAAAGCCACAATGTGGAGGGTTCTTGGGGTAGGACACTCTTATTTACTGATTCTGATGATGTTAGTCTCAGTGAGATTGAGCATTGTTGAGGCTCAAAAAAAGTCCTTTCTCATAAACTGTGGTTCAAACTCTTCTGTGAATGTGGATGGTAGAAGATGGGTTGGGGATATGAACCCTAATAATAATGTCACTCTTAGTTCCCCTGGTGTTGCAGTATCCACCTCTCCATTGAGTGGAATTTCTATCTATGATTCACTCTACAAAACAGCCAGGATTTTCACTGGTTCTTTGAATTACACAATCAAAGATCTTCAAGGGAACTATGTTCTTAGGTTCCATTTTTCTCCCTTTGTGGATGTTGAGGACTACAATGTGAATAAGTCCTCATTTAGTGTGGTGGCTAATAGTCTGAAACTACTCTCTGAGTTCAATGTTCCGGAGAAGATTTCGCAGTTGCAGAATTCAGGAAAGAATTCTAGTTCATTCTCCTTGATTAAGGAGTACCTTTTTGATATCAGTGCAGAGCTTGTGATTGAGTTTGTTTCAACTGGAAACTCCTTTGGATTTGTCAATGCCATTGAAGTTGTCCCAGTTGTGGACGAGCTCTTTGCCAGCTCAGTCAGGAAAGTTGGTGGTGGAAACTTGAATGTGACGGGACGTGGAATGGAGACTATGTATAGATTAAATGTTGGTGGTCCTGAGATTCAACCTGATCAAGATCCTGATCTTTGGAGAACTTGGGAAATGGATTCTGGCTATATGATCACACAAAATGCTGGCATAGGAATTAACAACAGTTCCAATATCACTTATGCTTCTGCAAATGATACTTCAGTAGCTCCTCTACTTGTATACGAAACAGCAAGGGCAATGTCAAACACAGAAGTCTTGGACAAGAGATTTAACATGTCCTGGAAATTCGAAGTGGATCCCGATTTTGATTATTTGGTCCGGCTACATTTCTGCGAGTTGGTTTATGATAAGGCGAACGAGAGGATTTTCAAGATCTACATAAACAACAGGACTGCTGCAGATAATGTTGATGTTTATGTTCAAGCAGGAGGGAAGAATAAAGCATATCACCTGGACTATTTCGACGCCATGTCTTTGAGCATTAACACATTATGGGTTCAACTAGGTCCTGATGCAGGTGCTGGTGCTGCGGGAACTGATGCTCTCTTGAATGGACTAGAGATTTTCAAGCTTAGTCGAAATGGGAATCTAGCCTATGTCGATAAA
The sequence above is drawn from the Arachis hypogaea cultivar Tifrunner chromosome 4, arahy.Tifrunner.gnm2.J5K5, whole genome shotgun sequence genome and encodes:
- the LOC112794614 gene encoding uncharacterized protein At4g02000-like, translated to MGRRISLPVLTRRLEAMWEKQESIEVINIGNEFFIVKFFSQEDLDYALTGGPWKIFDHYLTLRFWKPDFNPTEAIIDTVAAWIRLSGFAIEYYEDEMLKKIGNVIGRTLKVDTNTADKCRGRFARLCVELDLSQPLISQYSINGVCYLVEYEGIHNICFSCGIVGHEKANCPRRKTGENGGQKVTEEAQRKG